From the genome of Cytobacillus luteolus, one region includes:
- a CDS encoding ribonuclease H family protein, translating to MKLWIEWTYKTPRNKVVVLNTELMKAEEALLISDDFEKTGRVKELFFYDEQHTKWTKKEITKLLKEIETEPHDVIAYFDGGFDIGTNKSGLGVAIYYTQNKKKYRVRVNEAFDELDNNNEAEYAAFWFMLQKLEELGVHHLPVTFRGDSHVVLKQLSGEWPCMEENLNRWLDRIEEKIKSLGIIPNYDPITRKENNEADKLATQALQGVIVSSNFELDGK from the coding sequence TTGAAACTGTGGATTGAATGGACTTATAAAACACCGAGAAATAAGGTAGTTGTTCTTAATACAGAGTTGATGAAAGCAGAAGAAGCATTACTCATTTCCGATGATTTTGAGAAAACTGGAAGAGTTAAAGAGCTCTTTTTTTATGATGAGCAACATACAAAATGGACTAAGAAAGAAATTACTAAGTTACTTAAAGAGATTGAGACAGAGCCGCATGATGTAATTGCTTATTTTGATGGTGGTTTTGATATAGGTACAAACAAGTCAGGTTTAGGGGTAGCTATTTATTATACACAAAACAAGAAAAAGTATAGAGTGCGAGTAAATGAAGCTTTTGATGAATTAGATAATAATAATGAGGCTGAGTATGCTGCTTTTTGGTTTATGCTTCAAAAATTAGAGGAGTTAGGCGTACATCATTTGCCTGTAACATTCCGTGGCGATTCACATGTTGTATTAAAGCAACTATCTGGAGAGTGGCCATGTATGGAAGAAAATTTAAATCGTTGGTTAGATCGTATTGAAGAAAAAATTAAGAGCCTTGGTATAATACCAAATTATGATCCAATTACTCGGAAGGAAAATAACGAAGCAGATAAGTTAGCAACACAGGCATTACAAGGTGTTATTGTTTCAAGTAATTTTGAATTGGATGGTAAGTAA
- a CDS encoding zinc-finger domain-containing protein, translating into MNEKQIRMEVGEILDTYCKECFLQSYFRKEFGKKKAQTFCIKQCTVGQKLKTYGDKLSK; encoded by the coding sequence TTGAATGAAAAACAAATAAGAATGGAGGTAGGTGAAATACTCGATACGTATTGTAAAGAATGTTTCCTCCAGTCTTATTTTCGAAAGGAATTTGGTAAAAAGAAGGCTCAAACCTTTTGTATCAAACAATGCACAGTTGGCCAGAAATTAAAAACGTACGGTGACAAATTGTCTAAGTAA
- a CDS encoding DUF2564 family protein, translated as MKNHNDDITTGFNDLTQVEMSIIAAQKMVGSATMSMDEEILADAARAVEDARALLQSAMENQTGLDGDFLQKSQNTLSQCEHQLQEARH; from the coding sequence ATGAAGAATCATAATGATGACATTACCACAGGCTTTAATGATCTTACACAAGTAGAGATGTCAATTATTGCAGCACAAAAAATGGTTGGTTCAGCAACAATGAGTATGGATGAGGAAATATTAGCAGATGCCGCTAGAGCAGTTGAAGATGCACGAGCACTGTTACAGAGCGCAATGGAAAATCAAACTGGACTTGATGGGGACTTTTTACAAAAATCACAAAATACACTATCGCAATGTGAACATCAATTACAAGAAGCACGCCATTAA
- a CDS encoding HD-GYP domain-containing protein: MKHSPFSSGEMDAVIESLTNGQGCIQTKPKVKEKFLEISAKIEEAIIQVETIFDYVQNTNHIPLLEIKETIIPTIQQAVETPQLFYLFHELRKADDYTYRHNIGVGVIATLIGKWLHLSSTELEKVTIAATLHDIGKTKIPSYILNKPGKLTAEEYDIVKKHTLYGYKLLKNTVGISRDISLVALQHHERENGTGYPFGIHGEQISLISKIVAVADVFHAMSSKRVYHDALPFYSVIKQMNEDVFGKFDPKILLPFLSNIMQTLVGSEVVLSDGRCGVILMLNPYNSLMPLVKVDETIINLAENKQIVIERILA, translated from the coding sequence ATGAAGCATAGTCCTTTTAGTTCAGGAGAAATGGATGCTGTAATTGAGAGCCTTACTAATGGTCAAGGTTGTATACAAACTAAACCAAAAGTAAAAGAAAAATTTCTTGAGATATCAGCAAAAATAGAAGAAGCAATTATTCAGGTTGAAACGATTTTTGACTATGTTCAAAATACAAACCATATACCACTACTGGAAATAAAAGAGACGATCATTCCAACCATACAACAAGCAGTTGAAACCCCTCAGTTATTTTACTTGTTTCATGAATTAAGAAAAGCAGATGATTATACATACCGTCATAACATTGGAGTAGGGGTAATTGCTACGTTAATTGGAAAATGGCTACACTTATCCTCCACTGAATTAGAAAAAGTTACAATAGCAGCTACGTTACATGATATAGGAAAGACAAAAATACCCTCATACATTCTAAACAAGCCAGGGAAACTGACAGCAGAAGAGTATGATATCGTTAAAAAACATACGTTATATGGGTACAAACTATTAAAAAATACAGTTGGTATTTCGCGAGATATCTCACTTGTTGCGTTGCAACATCACGAACGAGAAAATGGTACAGGATATCCATTTGGAATACACGGTGAACAGATTTCTCTTATTAGTAAGATTGTTGCAGTCGCTGATGTATTTCACGCGATGAGTTCAAAACGGGTGTATCATGACGCATTGCCTTTTTATTCAGTAATAAAACAAATGAATGAAGATGTCTTTGGCAAATTTGACCCTAAGATACTACTTCCTTTTCTCTCAAACATAATGCAGACTCTTGTAGGAAGTGAAGTAGTATTAAGTGATGGGCGTTGTGGAGTCATTCTAATGCTTAATCCTTATAATAGTTTAATGCCACTTGTTAAAGTAGATGAAACAATCATTAATTTGGCTGAAAATAAGCAAATTGTAATTGAACGAATTTTAGCTTAA
- a CDS encoding DNA topoisomerase III, translating to MKVIIAEKPDQATKLAAPFKSKKQQGYIEVAPNEIFPGGAFFTWAVGHICELLYPEEYNPSWKKWSLGTLPLIPEKFQYKVMKSKQKQFNVIRQLLHNNRVSEIIHAGDAGREGELIIRTVIATAGIKKEMKRLWISSLTEKAVKEGFSNLLPEEETRNIYYEARARACADWIVGINASRVYSLLLKEQGVSDVFSAGRVQTPTLALIVKREREIAEFTSEPFWEVLASFTIDGKVYEGKWEKDNESRIKEQAMAERIAAFCKGKQALVSELIKDRKEYLPPFLFNLSSLQATANKAFKFSPKKTLDIAQGLYTKGFISYPRSDSSFITKGEAETIPEIFSKLGKQEQYQSYLPAPLPSIMNNKRYVNEKKVTDHYAIIPTEQVPNISKLSGDEQKIYDLIARRLIAAHYEVAIFDYTTITTLVDERATFKSKGKQLIQEGWRTVIFEEDSKKDNDVILPILEENEVGKVKSVKVKEGKTQPPKRYTEGQLITLMKTAGKHLDNNELEKVLMKKEGLGTEATRAGIITMLKDRKYIDVVKNQVFATEKGMLLIDAIGEKILASPEMTAKWEQRLSEIGEGKASAITFMEQTKKLSEKIVTDAISQSKEWNFNHIEIDKIPTRKSKFTTGTEVGKCKLCDGKVVDKGSFYGCTNYKEKQCKFTLSKKILSKTITPTNIKKLLTEGKTNSIKGFKKGEKSFDAALEWSEVEKKVIFHFENSKNQMQTQEKETTTTS from the coding sequence ATGAAAGTTATAATAGCTGAAAAACCAGACCAAGCTACAAAGCTAGCAGCTCCTTTTAAATCAAAGAAGCAACAAGGGTATATTGAGGTTGCTCCAAATGAAATCTTCCCGGGTGGTGCCTTTTTTACATGGGCAGTCGGCCACATTTGTGAATTATTGTACCCTGAAGAATACAACCCCTCCTGGAAAAAGTGGTCACTAGGGACACTTCCACTCATACCTGAAAAATTCCAATATAAGGTCATGAAATCCAAACAAAAACAATTTAATGTGATAAGACAGCTTTTACACAATAATCGAGTTTCAGAAATAATCCATGCAGGCGACGCTGGTCGTGAAGGTGAGCTTATTATTCGGACAGTGATTGCTACAGCTGGAATTAAGAAAGAAATGAAAAGACTATGGATTTCATCTCTAACAGAAAAAGCAGTCAAAGAGGGCTTCAGTAATCTATTACCTGAAGAGGAAACTAGAAATATATATTATGAGGCAAGAGCAAGAGCATGTGCTGACTGGATTGTTGGTATCAATGCTTCCAGAGTGTATTCTCTCCTTTTAAAAGAACAAGGTGTCTCTGATGTATTTTCAGCAGGTCGTGTTCAAACACCAACGCTTGCTCTAATCGTTAAAAGAGAGCGTGAGATTGCTGAGTTTACTTCTGAACCTTTTTGGGAAGTTCTTGCTAGTTTTACAATAGACGGTAAAGTATATGAAGGTAAATGGGAAAAGGACAATGAATCTCGTATAAAAGAACAGGCAATGGCTGAAAGAATCGCGGCATTTTGTAAAGGAAAGCAAGCTTTGGTCTCAGAATTAATAAAGGATAGGAAAGAGTACTTACCGCCATTTCTTTTTAATTTATCCTCCTTGCAGGCTACAGCAAATAAAGCCTTTAAGTTTTCACCAAAGAAAACGCTTGATATTGCACAGGGGTTATATACAAAAGGTTTTATTTCATATCCGCGTTCAGACTCAAGCTTCATTACGAAAGGTGAAGCCGAAACAATTCCTGAAATCTTTTCGAAATTGGGTAAGCAAGAGCAGTATCAATCTTATCTACCAGCACCATTGCCTTCAATTATGAACAATAAACGGTATGTAAATGAAAAGAAGGTTACAGATCACTACGCTATTATTCCAACAGAGCAAGTGCCAAACATCTCTAAGTTGTCAGGGGATGAGCAAAAAATCTATGATTTAATTGCTCGTCGTTTAATTGCGGCACATTACGAAGTAGCCATTTTTGATTATACAACGATAACAACCCTTGTCGACGAGAGGGCAACTTTTAAGTCAAAGGGGAAGCAACTTATTCAAGAAGGCTGGAGAACGGTCATTTTTGAAGAAGACTCCAAGAAAGACAATGATGTTATTTTACCTATCTTAGAAGAGAATGAGGTTGGTAAAGTGAAGTCTGTTAAGGTGAAGGAAGGCAAAACTCAACCGCCTAAACGCTATACTGAAGGTCAATTAATTACATTGATGAAGACAGCGGGGAAACACCTTGATAATAACGAACTGGAAAAAGTACTTATGAAAAAAGAAGGTTTAGGAACTGAGGCAACCCGAGCAGGAATTATTACAATGCTTAAGGATCGAAAATACATTGATGTTGTAAAAAACCAAGTTTTCGCTACGGAAAAAGGTATGCTCCTCATTGATGCCATTGGAGAAAAGATACTGGCTTCTCCTGAAATGACAGCTAAATGGGAGCAGAGGCTAAGTGAAATTGGAGAAGGAAAAGCTTCTGCGATTACCTTCATGGAGCAAACAAAAAAGCTTTCTGAAAAAATTGTAACGGATGCAATTAGCCAGTCGAAAGAATGGAACTTTAACCATATTGAAATCGATAAAATCCCTACAAGAAAGTCTAAGTTTACAACCGGGACAGAAGTAGGAAAGTGTAAGTTATGTGATGGAAAAGTTGTTGATAAAGGCAGTTTTTATGGATGTACAAATTATAAGGAAAAGCAATGTAAATTTACATTGTCTAAAAAAATATTATCGAAAACGATTACTCCAACTAATATTAAAAAGCTCTTAACTGAAGGAAAAACCAACAGTATAAAAGGGTTTAAAAAAGGAGAAAAGTCCTTTGATGCTGCATTGGAATGGAGTGAGGTAGAAAAGAAGGTAATATTTCATTTTGAAAACAGTAAAAACCAGATGCAAACTCAAGAAAAAGAAACAACCACAACGAGTTAA
- a CDS encoding DeoR/GlpR family DNA-binding transcription regulator — translation MLTQERHRLILELVNEKSIVKVQELVEQTNTSESTIRRDLQLLEEQNLIKRIHGGASLPQGNRNELGIPEKSTKNLQEKMSIAEYSASLVNQGECIYLDAGTTTFQMIEFLKGKDIVVVTNGLTHIDLLLEHNINTYLVGGYIKSKTRALIGSGALASLKQYSFDKCFMGVNGVHYRYGYTTPDPEEALIKQTAIQLSRQSYFLADTSKFGEVAFSKIVDLDKAQLITTESNVEVLAPYESKTTIKVVVT, via the coding sequence TTGTTAACACAGGAAAGACATCGATTGATCCTTGAACTTGTAAACGAGAAATCAATTGTCAAAGTTCAGGAGCTTGTTGAACAAACCAATACCTCCGAATCAACAATCCGTAGGGATTTACAATTACTCGAAGAGCAAAATCTGATTAAACGAATTCATGGAGGAGCATCATTACCTCAAGGGAATCGTAATGAATTAGGTATACCTGAGAAATCAACCAAAAACCTTCAAGAAAAAATGTCAATTGCTGAATACTCAGCTAGTCTTGTAAATCAAGGAGAATGTATCTACCTTGACGCAGGAACAACAACTTTTCAGATGATTGAATTCCTAAAGGGGAAGGATATTGTTGTTGTCACTAATGGACTGACACACATTGATTTATTGCTTGAACATAACATCAACACTTATTTAGTTGGTGGATATATAAAAAGTAAAACTAGAGCCCTCATTGGTAGTGGAGCATTAGCGAGTCTTAAGCAATACTCCTTTGATAAATGTTTTATGGGTGTAAACGGAGTTCATTATCGATATGGGTATACGACTCCAGATCCCGAAGAGGCTTTAATTAAACAAACAGCGATTCAATTATCACGTCAATCTTATTTCCTGGCTGATACATCAAAATTTGGTGAAGTCGCTTTTTCAAAGATAGTAGATTTAGATAAAGCACAATTGATAACTACAGAATCAAATGTAGAAGTTTTAGCACCTTATGAATCAAAAACAACAATAAAGGTAGTGGTCACGTGA
- the pfkB gene encoding 1-phosphofructokinase produces MIYTCTLNPSIDFIVHINDFKMGDLNKISKEMKYPGGKGINVARVLKRLGIKSKALGFVGGFTGEFIEDYLHSEEIDFDFIKVNGDSRINIKLKTDVETEINGLGPSISSEQLSEMLEKIKSLSSEDVLVLAGSIPVSLPEDIYVKMAEICRQNDVKVIVDASGKTLLKTLEFKPFLLKPNHHELGELFDVEITTPEEAVPYGKKLVELGAENVIVSLAGKGALLINKDMVLHANVPSGIVENSVGAGDSVVAGFIGTYMNDRDLKEAFKMGVASGSATAFSPDLCTREQVYTLRKQIEVVER; encoded by the coding sequence GTGATTTATACTTGTACACTTAATCCTTCCATTGATTTTATTGTTCATATCAATGATTTTAAAATGGGAGATTTAAATAAAATCAGCAAAGAAATGAAATATCCAGGTGGTAAAGGAATAAATGTAGCACGAGTACTGAAAAGGTTAGGAATTAAGAGTAAAGCCTTAGGGTTTGTTGGCGGTTTTACGGGTGAGTTTATAGAAGATTATTTACACAGTGAAGAGATCGACTTTGACTTTATAAAGGTCAATGGTGATTCAAGAATTAATATTAAATTAAAAACAGATGTTGAAACAGAAATAAATGGTCTTGGTCCTTCGATTTCCTCAGAGCAACTAAGTGAGATGTTGGAGAAAATTAAAAGTTTGTCTTCTGAAGATGTACTTGTTTTAGCGGGGAGTATCCCTGTTTCTTTACCGGAAGACATTTATGTGAAAATGGCCGAGATATGCAGGCAAAATGATGTGAAGGTAATAGTAGATGCTTCAGGAAAGACACTCTTGAAGACTCTTGAATTTAAACCATTTTTATTAAAACCGAATCATCATGAGCTAGGAGAATTGTTTGACGTTGAGATAACTACTCCTGAAGAGGCTGTACCTTATGGAAAGAAACTAGTCGAATTAGGTGCAGAAAACGTCATTGTTTCGTTAGCTGGAAAAGGTGCGCTACTCATTAATAAGGATATGGTATTACACGCAAATGTCCCAAGTGGGATAGTTGAAAATTCAGTTGGAGCAGGAGATTCTGTTGTTGCAGGGTTTATTGGAACATATATGAATGACAGAGATCTTAAAGAAGCATTTAAGATGGGCGTTGCCTCAGGAAGTGCAACAGCATTTTCCCCTGATTTATGTACAAGGGAACAAGTATATACTTTAAGAAAACAAATAGAAGTAGTTGAAAGGTAA